From the genome of Borrelia hermsii DAH, one region includes:
- the bdr gene encoding Bdr family repetitive protein codes for MGLDKAIAHDLSRRYYHNEFLYLHIFIFTYKNLESLEKQFNIKFENWED; via the coding sequence ATGGGTTTGGATAAGGCAATAGCACATGATTTATCTAGAAGATATTATCATAATGAATTTTTATATTTACATATATTTATATTTACATATAAAAATTTAGAGAGCTTGGAGAAACAATTTAATATTAAATTTGAGAATTGGGAGGACTAA
- a CDS encoding DUF261 family protein: protein MKIKQDDPGLISQIQQWGCYFLCLHYYIEEFRKLRFNIIDINNNYYRFIRLGYMNSSCYILEPCKILGYFSINTNVKREIQSYRCTSHEFEISEVKIKGIPGYHFIAINSNSVLYDSLELKERGKEYYITSKRIFRRV, encoded by the coding sequence ATGAAAATAAAACAAGATGACCCAGGTCTCATTTCACAAATACAGCAGTGGGGATGTTACTTTTTATGTTTGCATTATTACATAGAGGAGTTTAGGAAGCTACGATTCAATATTATTGATATTAACAATAATTATTACAGGTTTATTCGTTTAGGATACATGAATAGTAGCTGTTATATTCTAGAGCCATGTAAGATATTAGGTTATTTTAGTATTAATACAAATGTTAAACGTGAGATTCAATCTTACAGATGTACAAGTCATGAATTTGAGATAAGTGAAGTAAAAATCAAAGGTATTCCAGGATATCACTTTATAGCAATTAATTCTAATAGTGTTCTTTATGACTCACTTGAACTTAAAGAGAGAGGCAAAGAGTATTATATTACGTCTAAGCGTATATTTAGGCGAGTGTGA